The Trichoderma atroviride chromosome 5, complete sequence genome contains a region encoding:
- a CDS encoding uncharacterized protein (TransMembrane:5 (o20-40i52-71o91-110i117-140o160-177i)), translating to MSLIEGWYPPTRENYERLLFWWQIGYPICGSLQWVISWYGMGKTSVSSRFNIPGRLAWITMECPGFLTLLYVMNTLPQKAGVDDLPFQNRVLGGLFVIHYCYRAVLFPLLQPSMSPIHVGVWSLAFGFQVCNALCISSWLSAYGPTTTEAWSSVCSVPQFIFGIGIFYLGLSSNFFHDEELREIRRREQKRQERIRKKAGGDGQAAGVEKHYQIPQAGLFRYMLYPHYLSEWVEWFGFWMAAGWGCAPARAFLVNEIFSMLPRAVNGKKWYMERFGEDKIKKKWAIIPGVW from the exons atgtcgTTGATTGAAGGGTGGTATCCGCCCACGCGGGAGAATTACGAGCGTCTGCTGTTTTGGTGGCAGATTGGCTATCCGATT TGTGGTTCGCTGCAGTGGGTTATTAGCTGGTATGGCATGGGCAAAACGTCTGTGAGCAGCAGATTCAACATTCCTGGCCGGCTGGCCTGGATCACGATGGAGTGTCCTGGGTTCTTGACGTTGCTGTACGTTATGAATACGTTGCCGCAGAAAGCTGGTGTCGATGACTTGCCGTTCCAGAATCGAGTGCTGGGAGGACTCTTT GTCATCCACTACTGCTACCGAGCTGTTCTCTTCCCCTTACTCCAGCCTTCCATGTCTCCCATCCACGTTGGCGTCTGGTCTCTCGCCTTTGGCTTCCAGGTCTGCAACGCCCTCTGCATCTCCTCCTGGCTCTCCGCCTACGGCCCAACCACCACCGAAGCCTGGTCCTCCGTGTGCTCCGTTCCCCAGTTCATCTTTGGCATTGGCATCTTCTACCTCGGTCTCTCGTCAAACTTCTTCCACGACGAGGAGCTGCGAGAAATCCGGCGCCGCGAGCAGAAGCGCCAGGAACGCATCCGCAAAAAGGCCGGCGGCGACGGCCAGGCCGCCGGCGTGGAGAAGCACTACCAAATCCCGCAGGCGGGGCTGTTTCGGTACATGCTGTATCCGCACTACTTGTCGGAGTGGGTTGAGTGGTTTGGCTTCTGGATGGCGGCTGGGTGGGGGTGTGCGCCTGCCAGGGCGTTTCTCGTGAATGAGATCTTTTCTATGCTGCCGAGGGCTGTGAATGGGAAGAAGTGGTACATGGAGAGGTTTGGGGAGGATAAGATTAAGAAGAAGTGGGCTATCATTCCTGGAGTGTGGTAA
- a CDS encoding uncharacterized protein (MEROPS:MER0902165) produces MVLEEKPALPPRDTESRAKWVPSRPPVDGKAETYQVKNIRWHDPNSSKNPRVSPILIQNENGPCPLVALVNALTMTTPDDIPDTVLVQVLRSREQVSLSLLLDAVFDELMSPRRTSSEDSLPDVSELYSFLQSLHTGMNVNPRFIPTPEVVTAYEHTSLTQLHPLERHKYIPGTFEDTAEMNLYATFSIPLVHGWLPPYDDVVCASMQRHATSYEDVQNLLFREEELEDKLATSEEGLTEAEQDLYQDIITIKIFLNESATQLTPWGIEVIQKAIRPGTFAILFRNDHFSTLYCHPQTQQLLTLVTDAGYRTHDEIVWESLRDVNGELNQFLSGDYRLVSGDTAAEPITSNGKRHSDQDGGAWTTVTNKRGKTKETAPIDEPGQASSSTEQEDRDLALAMQLQEEEDQRHREEQARRQRERALSEQYIEQAHLPIPVTRPEGNSRGNAGGNNASRRSSAAGPSGTTPVLPPRRSSNSVSNSANNSTSALAASTSQRSLPPRGPASQTVRPLVPPARPGVNRPVSSDEPPPPSYEQAAQVPAYVPPPGHPNHHESSPAASRQASRTSNGPPAAGRGRRPGASVPASRRPAVASGGSSSRSDRDCIVM; encoded by the coding sequence ATGGTGCTGGAGGAAAAGCCAGCCCTGCCGCCCCGAGACACAGAGAGTCGTGCCAAATGGGTTCCATCACGTCCGCCCGTCGATGGCAAGGCCGAAACGTACCAAGTGAAGAACATCCGTTGGCACGACCCCAACTCATCCAAAAACCCCCGCGTATCTCCCATACTTATACAGAATGAGAATGGACCCTGTCCTTTGGTTGCGTTAGTCAACGCGCTGACCATGACTACACCTGACGATATCCCCGATACAGTCCTGGTGCAAGTTTTGCGCTCACGGGAGCAAGTCAGCTTGAGTCTTctgctggatgctgttttTGACGAACTCATGTCTCCTCGACGAACGTCGTCAGAGGACTCTCTGCCAGATGTCTCCGAACTATACTCGTTCCTCCAGAGTCTCCACACCGGCATGAATGTCAACCCTCGATTCATCCCCACTCCTGAAGTTGTCACCGCATATGAGCATACTTCACTAACACAGCTTCACCCACTCGAGCGACACAAGTACATCCCTGGAACCTTTGAGGACACTGCAGAGATGAATCTCTATGCGACCTTTTCTATTCCTCTCGTTCATGGTTGGCTACCGCCTTACGATGATGTCGTCTGTGCTTCCATGCAAAGACATGCTACCTCTTACGAAGATGTGCAGAATCTTTTGTTCCGCGAAGAAGAGCTAGAGGACAAATTAGCTACTTCTGAGGAGGGCCTTACGGAAGCGGAGCAAGATTTATATCaagacatcatcaccatcaagaTATTTTTGAATGAATCAGCTACCCAGCTGACGCCCTGGGGAATCGAGGTCATCCAAAAAGCAATCCGACCCGGTACATTTGCTATCCTTTTCCGCAACGACCACTTCTCAACCCTTTATTGCCATCCACAAACCCAGCAGCTCCTCACTCTTGTGACGGATGCCGGCTACCGGACTCACGATGAAATTGTATGGGAAAGCCTACGGGATGTCAACGGGGAACTAAACCAATTTTTATCCGGAGACTATCGACTTGTAAGCGGCGACACCGCAGCAGAACCAATTACTAGCAACGGTAAACGCCATAGCGACCAGGACGGTGGCGCTTGGACAACTGTCACCAACAAACGGGGCAAGACTAAGGAGACTGCCCCTATCGACGAACCAGGTCAAgcaagctccagcaccgAACAAGAAGACAGAGACTTGGCCCTCGCCATGCAGCtacaagaggaagaggatcaAAGACACCGAGAAGAACAGGCGCGCCGGCAACGGGAGCGAGCACTCTCGGAGCAATATATCGAGCAAGCTCACCTCCCCATACCTGTTACTCGCCCCGAAGGCAATTCTAGAGGAAACGCCGGTGGTAACAATGCTTCTCGGCGCAGCTCTGCGGCTGGCCCAAGTGGCACCACGCCCGTTCTACCGCCGCGGCGAAGTAGCAACAGCGTCAGCAATAGTGCCAATAATAGCACCAGTGCACTCGCTGCCTCTACTTCTCAACGGTCTTTGCCTCCACGCGGGCCTGCGTCACAAACTGTCCGGCCCTTGGTCCCTCCTGCGAGGCCAGGCGTCAATAGACCGGTTAGCTCTGATGAACCGCCGCCACCCTCGTATGAACAGGCTGCTCAGGTTCCTGCATATGTTCCTCCTCCAGGGCATCCTAACCACCACGAAAGCAGCCCAGCGGCTTCTAGACAGGCGTCTCGAACAAGCAATGGACCTCCTGCGGCAGGGCGTGGCCGACGACCCGGCGCCTCGGTTCCAGCAAGTCGAAGACCCGCTGTGGCTTCTGGAGGGAGCTCGAGTCGATCTGATAGAGACTGTATAGTAATGTGA
- a CDS encoding uncharacterized protein (EggNog:ENOG41), giving the protein MASTTSDAGETPEQAMSFDPVLRRGKIAQWRQTLQATDYRVMGPALCISADGVILSPEQRAALWRLHKHPSGIRVLHKWNTLRLPVEELAGYHGMHEHALVNFTDTVVCDIIREGLLFIAMRFDLNVKPLLPHDINNILPELPPDMSTLYTDILSKWNVSAPPRRLINPIELVLAYTRNPPLKSLIDTIASSLSVPTFLPITRNMIYQRDNERDMINPEATTLAHAIQILLFAPTQWNPDIIYKRDSSQYTHRYPTPAGHGGNIRTVAGKFSLEDLHRSILLLYLTIARRTSGIMDFGRPPLELGEFLGYFDVPRREPIPDDISTYIYP; this is encoded by the exons ATGGCTTCCACGACTTCCGATGCGGGCGAAACACCCGAGCAGGCCATGAGCTTCGATCCTGTTCTCCGTCGGGGCAAGATCGCTCAGTGGCGTCAGACGTTGCAGGCTACCGACTATCGTGTTATGGGTCCTGCACTCTGTATATCGGCTGATGGTGTAATCCTGTCTCCTGAACAAAGAGCTGCCTTATGGCGCCTTCACAAACATCCTTCTGGCATCCGAGTCCTTCACAAGTGGAATACCCTCCGCCTACCAGTTGAAGAACTTGCTGGATACCACGGCATGCATGAACACGCGCTCGTAAATTTCACAGATACGGTTG TCTGTGATATCATCCGTGAAGGGCTGCTCTTTATTGCAATGAGATTTGACTTGAATGTCAAGCCTCTGCTTCCTCATGACATTAACAACATACTCCCCGAGCTTCCCCCAGATATGTCCACGCTGTATACCGATATACTGTCGAAATGGAACGTCTCAGCTCCGCCTCGAAGACTGATCAATCCCATTGAGCTGGTGTTAGCATACACCCGTAACCCCCCACTGAAGAGTCTGATCGATACAATTGCGAGCTCACTTTCTGTTCCTACTTTTTTGCCCATTACGCGAAACATGATCTACCAGAGAGACAACGAGCGCGACATGATAAACCCAGAGGCGACTACTCTGGCCCATGCGATTCAAATCCTCTTGTTCGCACCTACTCAATGGAATCCAGATATCATCTACAAGCGTGACTCCAGCCAATATACTCACAGATATCCGACACCCGCTGGTCATGGCGGTAACATCCGTACGGTTGCAGGGAAGTTTAGCCTCGAAGACCTGCATAGGTCCATACTCCTGCTATACCTCACGATAGCTCGACGTACATCGGGCATCATGGACTTTGGCCGACCCCCTTTGGAACTAGGGGAATTCTTGGGATACTTTGATGTTCCGAGACGTGAGCCGATCCCAGATGATATATCAACATATATCTACCCATAG
- a CDS encoding uncharacterized protein (SECRETED:SignalP(1-16)): MKTAAVLLALVAAAFAAPTNIEEPTLAKRGCSAGDICISGSCYVWSCGPVGCSVGGKLGGSC, encoded by the coding sequence ATGAAGACCGCCGCCGTCCTCCTCgctcttgttgctgctgcctttgctgcACCCACCAACATCGAAGAGCCTACTCTTGCCAAGCGTGGCTGTTCTGCTGGAGATATCTGCATCAGTGGCTCTTGCTACGTATGGAGCTGCGGCCCTGTTGGCTGCAGTGTGGGCGGCAAACTTGGTGGAAGCTGCTAA
- a CDS encoding uncharacterized protein (EggNog:ENOG41) — protein MIIPTEVVGSLPRPVYLQKAFADYDAGLITHNDLVAAQDKAAKDSVERMEAAGETYVTDGEQRSSSFATYPIIETLKGTGLPDNFAADGQLFANFADGHHRQLPRLVKGPFKYATYASQNLQKSMPYASHPMKQAVIAPSMMYLLYPLQGELEGYPRVEFIKDLIDECEKDIRGCFETGAKRVSVDFTEGRLALKNDPRNPWTNAELLERFILLINQVLDRFSPKERINIGLHTCPGGDCDSVHSLDVDYHKLLPSLFHINAGYFLIQLSSEKDREEIYRTIGQHIRKDAGGVKQVAFIGVINTLNPRVETPEEIADHLILASKYIPPDQLGATDDCGFSPFSIDLKPSHGSPDFARDIAFQKIANRVQGAKLASETLSA, from the exons ATGATTATCCCAACTGAAGTAGTGGGCTCACTGCCTCGTCCCGTCT ATTTACAAAAGGCCTTTGCTGACTACGATGCTGGACTCATCACCCACAATGACCTTGTGGCTGCTCAGGATAAGGCTGCGAAAGATTCGGTTGAGAGAATGGAGGCGGCGGGAGAGACTTATGTAACCGACGGAGAGCAACGCTCCAGTTC CTTTGCAACCTATCCAATAATCGA GACTCTCAAGGGCACTGGGCTTCCTGACAATTTTGCAGCGGATGGCCAGTTGTTT GCGAATTTTGCTGATGGTCATCACCGCCAGCTTCCACGCCTGGTCAAAGGGCCTTTCAA ATACGCGACATATGCGTCTCAAAATCTCCAGAAGTCAATGCCCTACGCCTCGCATCCTATGAAGCAAGCTGTCATTGCGCCGAGTATGATGTACCTCTTATACCCTCTTCAGGGGGAACTAGAAGGCTACCCTCGAGTAGAGTTTATTAAAGATTTAATTGATGAA TGCGAAAAAGACATTCGAGGATGTTTCGAAACAGGTGCCAAGAGAGTCTCAGTTGACTTCACAGAAGGCCGCCTCGCTTTAAAGAACGACCCCAGAAATCCTTGGACAAAcgccgagcttctcgagAGATTCATCTTGTTGATTAATCA GGTCCTTGACCGCTTCAGCCCCAAAGAACGAATTAATATTGGCCTACACACATGTCCTGGCGGCGATTGCGATTCTGTGCACTCACTAGATGTCGACTATCACAAGCTACTGCCATCTCTGTTTCATATCAATGCAGGGTACTTCTTGATCCAGCTCTCTTCGGAGAAGGATCGTGAGGAAATATACAGAACCATTGGACAGCATATCCGCAAAGATGCCGGTGGTGTCAAACAG GTCGCCTTCATTGGAGTCATTAACACTCTCAACCCAAGAGTTGAGACGCCAGAAGAAATTGCCGACCATTTGATACTTGCCAGCAAATACATCCCGCCAGATCAGCTCGGGGCAACAGATGATTGTG GATTCTCTCCATTCTCCATCGACCTCAAGCCAAGTCATGGCAGTCCGGACTTTGCTAGGGACATTGCCTTTCAAAAGATTGCAAATCGCGTCCAAGGGGCTAAATTAGCCAGTGAAACCCTTTCTGCCTAA
- a CDS encoding uncharacterized protein (EggNog:ENOG41), translating to MSAGDIPTLVWSVEPFLKNDIPSPWRQPWYPDRGMTVFERPAISGNTASEQAFQKATNWFRECNDTHSSCSLGEISELPERVLDIFSEDTKSGVKLIHTNGQKARYACLSHRWGKDTSQTTGENINSLCKEVPWDYLSPTYQDSITFLRKFSKWHQEEYGEPIRYIWIDSLCIIQDSKSDWAKHSLKMSDIYSNSLITLVESHEQGTDKRLFQDASSRDVSKPVSIRDAQGNDHELHFRKPIFHPTYMISDGSIPVWKRAWVFQERLLSHRLLIFGPDELSWQCASHHKCECGLDESESQTVKLMKEWGDDVHVPERSASSRRDMQQLLGDDPSHSQLRRAWRHVIEAYSQLDYTYRSDTLYAIAGLAKSFNARLGGKNYFAGIWYDEYQEGETEDFQPQAETALDLLWRLTYFEDAERPDLPEPAVPISWSWAYPECAVTYPFVNDEVVNQFSLVASIGGALNVPKLPDDHDQPRDWVKDDMYAEVPPSGMVIVGPIWKTKLTPSAFSFTISNTEYPEYTYYLGAMSASILQESSVGREIVQRRILLMPPVEEDESEESALQKMPPLVFYPDSMHFAITESIYCLPIATFKRLPIKSTVKEKTVFTALVLEAVGHKATTEEYDPDLSKKDVSELVFRRIGLAYTTDGGWTDEHDALLQKCPVNATYLVQ from the exons ATGAGTGCTGGAGACATACCAACACTGGTTTGGTCTGTAGAGCCTTTTCTCAAAAATG ATATTCCATCGCCGTGGAGGCAGCCTTGGTATCCGGACCGTGGAATGACCGTATTTGAACGACCAGCCATTTCTGGAAACACAGCATCCGAGCAAGCCTTCCAAAAGGCCACGAATTGGTTTCGTGAGTGCAACGATACACACTCGAGTTGCTCGCTTGGAGAGATTTCAGAATTGCCTGAGCGAGTTCTCGACATTTTTTCCGAAGATACCAAGTCTGGTGTCAAGTTGATCCACACGAATGGACAAAAAGCACGATACGCTTGTCTAAGTCACCGCTGGGGAAAAGATACTTCCCAGACAACAGGAGAGAACATCAATTCCTTGTGCAAAGAGGTTCCATGGGACTACCTTTCACCCACATACCAAGACTCCATAACCTTTCTACGGAAATTTTCGAAATGGCATCAGGAGGAATATGGAGAGCCCATTCGCTACATTTGGATCGACAGTCTGTGCATCATACAAGATTCCAAAAGTGATTGGGCAAAACACTCACTCAAAATGAGCGACATATATTCCAATTCCCTCATTACTTTAGTGGAAAGCCACGAGCAAGGTACAGACAAACGGCTATTCCAAGATGCTTCCTCAAGAGATGTTTCGAAACCAGTTTCTATTCGAGATGCACAAGGCAACGACCATGAGCTACATTTCCGAAAACCAATCTTCCATCCCACTTATATGATCAGCGACGGCAGCATCCCCGTCTGGAAACGAGCATGGGTGTTCCAGGAACGCCTTCTCTCACACCGTCTTCTCATCTTCGGACCCGACGAGCTCTCATGGCAGTGTGCCAGCCACCACAAATGTGAATGTGGCCTCGACGAATCTGAGTCACAGACCGTGAAGCTCATGAAGGAATGGGGCGATGATGTCCATGTGCCAGAACGCTCAGCCAGCAGTAGGAGAGACATGCAGCAACTTCTCGGCGACGATCCCTCTCACAGCCAGCTTCGCCGCGCATGGAGACACGTCATCGAGGCATATTCCCAACTCGACTACACCTACCGCAGCGATACTCTCTACGCCATAGCAGGCCTAGCAAAGAGCTTCAACGCAAGACTAGGCGGCAAGAATTACTTTGCAGGGATCTGGTACGACGAATACCAAGAAGGCGAAACAGAAGATTTCCAGCCCCAAGCCGAAACCGCACTGGATCTGCTGTGGAGACTGACGTACTTTGAAGATGCCGAGAGACCAGATTTGCCAGAGCCTGCCGTGCCCATCTCGTGGAGCTGGGCATATCCCGAGTGCGCAGTCACGTACCCCTTTGTAAACGATGAGGTGGTCAACCAATTCTCGCTGGTGGCTTCCATCGGCGGCGCTCTAAATGTTCCAAAATTGCCCGACGATCATGACCAGCCTCGGGACTGGGTAAAGGACGACATGTATGCAGAAGTGCCTCCTTCGGGGATGGTCATCGTCGGGCCAATCTGGAAAACGAAATTGACACCATCGGCGTTTTCATTTACGATAAGCAATACAGAGTATCCGGAATACACTTACTACCTGGGAGCCATGTCAGCCAGTATACTCCAAGAAAGCTCCGTCGGTCGAGAAATTGTCCAGAGGAGAATCCTCCTCATGCCTcctgtggaagaagacgaaagcGAAGAGTCTGCGCTTCAGAAGATGCCGCCTCTAGTATTCTACCCGGATAGCATGCATTTCGCCATCACCGAGTCAATCTACTGCCTCCCCATAGCAACTTTCAAGCGCCTACCAATCAAGAGCACCGTCAAGGAAAAGACAGTCTTTACAGCCCTGGTGCTCGAAGCTGTGGGACACAAGGCAACTACCGAGGAATACGATCCGGATCTATCTAAAAAGGATGTTTCAGAGTTGGTGTTTCGAAGAATTGGGTTGGCATACACGACAGATGGGGGCTGGACGGACGAGCATGATGCACTTTTGCAAAAGTGTCCTGTTAATGCTACGTATTTAGTACAGTAA